A region of Nodularia sp. LEGE 06071 DNA encodes the following proteins:
- a CDS encoding bifunctional sterol desaturase/short chain dehydrogenase: MFSQINGVLVNTGLQFAGWGVFSLLLAEVLRDSYHVLCHEVKWLAKWHNKHHQVYRRDLSIVSVQAYQDSQLYHDILESGLLVAALTIMALVVHQMGLWLGVLYGCTFLYGASVRYFSGKIDTDYNHLPGPLQIIPSVWWVNRTYHWRHHFDDVNAYYSGVFPLVDKILGTGLSLKGKTIALTGASGSLGQALAAELLKHNAKVVALTTNPEKLAPQTNFKVLSWELGNEAELKDSLEKIDILIINHGVNVYNSRTPEAIASSYEVNTFSALRLMDIFLTTVTGPQAKATKEIWVNTSEAEVSPALSPLYELSKRTLGNLVTLKRLDGNCVIRKLILGPFKSQLNPYGVMSAQQVARGILFLARRDYRNIIVTINPLTYLFFPVKEASTWLYYQIFSKTAKD, encoded by the coding sequence ATGTTTAGTCAGATTAATGGGGTGTTGGTCAATACTGGTTTGCAGTTTGCTGGCTGGGGAGTCTTTTCGCTGTTGCTGGCTGAAGTCTTAAGAGACAGTTACCATGTTTTGTGTCACGAGGTCAAATGGCTGGCTAAATGGCACAATAAGCATCATCAAGTATATCGTCGCGATTTATCCATAGTCTCTGTGCAAGCTTACCAAGATTCTCAGCTTTATCACGATATTCTGGAGTCGGGTTTACTGGTTGCGGCTTTAACCATCATGGCTTTAGTGGTTCACCAAATGGGGTTATGGCTGGGAGTTCTCTATGGCTGTACCTTCTTGTATGGTGCTTCTGTGCGATATTTCTCTGGTAAAATCGATACAGATTACAATCACTTACCCGGCCCTTTACAGATAATTCCCTCTGTTTGGTGGGTAAATCGCACTTACCATTGGCGACATCATTTTGATGATGTGAATGCATACTACAGTGGTGTCTTTCCTCTCGTGGATAAAATACTTGGTACGGGTTTATCACTCAAAGGTAAAACAATCGCTTTAACTGGCGCGTCCGGTTCTCTCGGTCAAGCATTAGCGGCGGAACTGCTCAAGCATAATGCCAAAGTGGTAGCCTTAACTACTAACCCCGAAAAATTAGCACCGCAGACTAATTTTAAAGTCCTTTCCTGGGAGTTAGGTAATGAAGCTGAACTCAAAGATAGTTTAGAGAAAATCGATATTTTGATTATCAATCACGGTGTCAATGTTTACAATAGCCGCACACCGGAAGCGATCGCATCTTCCTATGAGGTGAATACTTTCTCAGCGTTGCGGTTGATGGATATATTTTTAACCACTGTCACCGGACCACAAGCCAAAGCCACCAAGGAAATCTGGGTGAATACTTCTGAGGCTGAGGTTTCCCCGGCTTTAAGTCCCCTTTATGAACTGAGTAAACGCACATTAGGAAATCTTGTCACCCTGAAGCGGTTGGATGGAAATTGTGTAATTCGTAAGTTAATTCTGGGGCCTTTTAAAAGTCAACTCAATCCTTATGGGGTGATGTCAGCGCAGCAGGTAGCTCGTGGGATCTTGTTTTTAGCACGACGAGATTACCGCAATATTATTGTGACGATAAATCCGCTGACATACCTGTTTTTTCCAGTGAAGGAAGCTAGTACATGGCTGTATTACCAAATTTTTAGCAAAACGGCTAAGGATTAG
- a CDS encoding dynamin family protein: MQIDIDSRLNNTRKLLNELGNSVSKLVNSSPDIAEDPGIKSCLAGFLTAYQEAVQRLENPSFRIATIGTTSSGKSTIVNALIGRKIAPIENGEMSGGVLTLKHSLAQKLVIAETEDAAWETGEWTGLTDEDLYQRISTVMHSYHHARKKREYVAPQITAYVPLLPACDPSLLGLPASIGIELIDLPGLKSIQDRTNLATIQQQVNKAFSLVALDYMQVDDDHRKRLLEELKKVVEYLQGRTDSMIFILNRVDHRGADDFPL; the protein is encoded by the coding sequence ATGCAAATCGATATTGATTCTAGGTTAAACAACACCCGTAAGCTTTTAAATGAGTTAGGTAATTCCGTTTCTAAGTTAGTTAACTCGTCTCCTGATATTGCTGAAGATCCAGGGATTAAATCTTGTTTAGCAGGATTTTTAACTGCTTATCAAGAAGCAGTCCAACGATTAGAAAATCCTAGTTTCCGCATTGCAACTATTGGGACAACCTCTTCTGGAAAATCAACTATAGTTAATGCTCTAATTGGTCGTAAAATTGCACCAATTGAAAACGGCGAAATGAGTGGTGGTGTTCTTACCCTCAAACATTCACTCGCACAGAAATTAGTCATTGCAGAAACAGAGGATGCTGCTTGGGAGACTGGAGAATGGACAGGGTTAACTGATGAAGATTTATACCAGCGCATCAGTACAGTCATGCACTCCTATCACCATGCGCGTAAAAAGCGTGAGTATGTTGCACCACAAATAACAGCTTATGTTCCGCTTTTACCTGCTTGTGATCCTTCTTTGTTAGGTTTACCGGCAAGTATAGGAATAGAATTAATTGATTTACCAGGTTTGAAATCAATTCAAGACCGGACTAATTTAGCAACTATTCAACAGCAAGTGAATAAAGCCTTTAGTTTAGTGGCTTTGGACTATATGCAAGTGGATGATGACCACAGAAAACGCTTATTAGAAGAATTAAAAAAAGTTGTTGAATATTTACAGGGTCGCACAGACTCAATGATTTTTATTTTAAACCGGGTAGACCACCGAGGTGCAGATGATTTTCCTCTATAA
- a CDS encoding site-specific integrase, whose amino-acid sequence MQPNKKSQRIASRGSVQIKNSNGRLQLVFSHPVITPDGEVKTKRFYLSTRHEDTPFGKYQASTLAAKIQRDIDCGEFDASLVKYKPAASLSTVTPITPKIPSATPQLDLGELWEKYAEFKKPQVSPSTYAVDYRKYRNHIANLPTKTLDDAIAIRDYLIANLSANAAKRTLTNINACCDWALQSQQIKSNPFQGMAKDIQMPKSESAESEINPFTKEERDIIIQAFEESKFYTYYAPLVKFLFFTGCRPSEAIALQWKHISDKYITFEQAITISSKGLALKNGLKTQSQRRFPINHQQREILDSIKPENCNPDDFIFRSKKGGIVDFGDFLNHAWKGYKNHRGTHIDGIVTQLVKQGVISEYRKPYQCRHTFITLCLEADIDAKDVGRWVGNSPEIIYRHYAGNKRNLQVPEL is encoded by the coding sequence ATGCAGCCTAATAAAAAATCTCAACGTATTGCTAGTCGGGGTTCTGTACAGATCAAGAACTCTAACGGTAGACTCCAATTAGTTTTTTCCCATCCAGTTATTACTCCAGATGGAGAGGTTAAAACCAAGCGTTTCTACCTTTCAACAAGGCACGAAGATACACCTTTTGGAAAATATCAGGCATCGACTTTGGCAGCAAAAATCCAGAGGGATATTGATTGTGGTGAATTTGATGCCAGTTTAGTAAAGTACAAGCCAGCAGCATCATTAAGTACTGTTACCCCAATTACCCCAAAAATTCCTTCAGCTACCCCCCAACTTGACCTGGGAGAATTGTGGGAAAAATACGCTGAGTTTAAAAAACCACAGGTTAGTCCTTCAACTTACGCTGTTGATTATCGAAAGTATCGTAATCATATCGCCAACTTACCAACGAAAACTTTGGATGATGCGATCGCGATTCGAGACTATTTAATTGCTAATCTCAGTGCTAACGCAGCTAAACGTACTTTGACAAATATAAATGCTTGTTGTGATTGGGCGCTTCAGAGTCAGCAGATAAAATCAAATCCCTTCCAGGGTATGGCAAAAGATATTCAGATGCCAAAGTCAGAATCGGCAGAATCTGAAATCAATCCATTTACTAAGGAAGAAAGGGACATCATCATTCAAGCATTTGAGGAGAGTAAATTTTACACTTACTATGCTCCTTTAGTAAAATTCTTATTCTTCACTGGGTGCAGACCATCAGAAGCGATCGCTCTACAATGGAAGCATATTAGCGATAAATATATTACATTCGAGCAAGCAATTACCATCAGTAGTAAAGGACTAGCGCTCAAAAATGGATTGAAAACCCAAAGCCAAAGACGTTTTCCGATTAATCATCAGCAACGTGAAATTTTAGACTCAATTAAGCCTGAGAACTGTAACCCAGATGATTTTATCTTTAGAAGCAAGAAAGGCGGCATAGTAGACTTTGGCGATTTTCTCAATCATGCCTGGAAAGGCTACAAAAATCATCGTGGTACACATATAGATGGAATCGTAACTCAACTTGTAAAACAGGGTGTAATCAGCGAGTATCGCAAACCTTACCAATGCAGACACACTTTTATTACTCTTTGTCTGGAAGCTGATATTGATGCCAAGGATGTAGGGAGGTGGGTTGGTAACTCTCCAGAAATTATTTACAGGCATTACGCAGGTAATAAACGTAACCTACAAGTGCCAGAATTATAA
- the cpdA gene encoding 3',5'-cyclic-AMP phosphodiesterase, with product MKKKQVSPISIAQVTDTHLFASENHEMLGMPTIQSFQAVVERLKELRSEVDLLLLTGDLSGDGKPDSYDNLQNLVNPLQIPAYWLPGNHDCAIAMDDILHMGMLSRRKSFQRGGWNFILLDSSVPGCLHGYLSGKTLDWLDSELKILGDYPTLVALHHPPFPVNSAWLDSSTLKNPQEFFAVLDRHPQVKLVLFGHIHQEFQRQRHQVNYLSTPSTGLQFRSKTPTLMIDHQYPGFRLLKLYPNGMWETSVERVPYFQPLEIAAKVS from the coding sequence ATGAAAAAAAAACAAGTATCTCCCATTTCAATCGCTCAGGTAACAGATACACATCTGTTTGCTTCGGAAAATCACGAAATGCTGGGAATGCCTACTATACAGTCTTTCCAGGCTGTTGTAGAAAGGTTAAAGGAGCTAAGGAGTGAAGTTGATTTACTACTGTTAACGGGTGATTTGTCTGGTGATGGTAAGCCTGATTCCTATGACAATCTCCAAAACCTGGTGAATCCGCTACAAATACCTGCTTACTGGTTACCTGGGAATCATGACTGTGCGATCGCAATGGATGACATCTTACATATGGGGATGCTTTCCCGGCGTAAGTCTTTTCAGCGTGGTGGTTGGAATTTTATCTTACTCGATTCTTCCGTTCCTGGTTGTTTGCATGGTTATCTTTCCGGTAAAACTCTTGATTGGCTAGACTCTGAATTAAAAATCCTGGGTGATTATCCGACTTTAGTCGCCCTACATCATCCGCCTTTTCCCGTAAATTCGGCGTGGTTAGATAGCAGTACTCTGAAAAATCCCCAAGAATTTTTTGCAGTTCTCGATCGCCATCCCCAAGTTAAGTTAGTTTTGTTTGGTCACATCCATCAGGAATTTCAACGCCAGCGTCATCAAGTTAACTACCTCAGTACCCCGTCAACTGGGCTTCAGTTTCGCTCAAAAACTCCAACTTTGATGATTGATCATCAATACCCCGGTTTTCGGTTGTTGAAGCTATACCCCAATGGAATGTGGGAAACTTCCGTTGAACGAGTTCCTTATTTCCAGCCATTGGAGATAGCCGCTAAAGTATCCTAA